GAGGAGCTGCTTGCCGGCGTAGAACATCACAATAAACGGGATGAGCTGCCAGCCGACCTCGAAAATGAACGCGAACCAACCGTCGATGGTGCCGAGTGGATGCCACCGAGCAGTTGCCGTCGCACTCACATACGCGGGGTTGTGCCCGAGCCACGAGCCTGGGTGGTACCGAGCCGTGTAGATACCCGGCTCGTCGATCGTCACGATCGCCACCCCGGAGGCGTTGGTCTCGACGCGTTGCTCCGCGACGGTGATGTAGCCGTTGCGAGTGTTCCCGCCGATTGGATATCGTCGGTCGGGATCGCTGAGCACGATTGGTGCGCTGGTATCGTTGTCCCGGAGTTCGATGCGGAGTGTGGCTTGGCTTTCGTTCTGCTGGAGAACCTCAACAGTCAGATTACTGCGCCGGAGTTGCCGCTCAGAGCCAGCGTCAGGTGCCACAATCGAGGCGTTCACACCCCGCACGATTCCCGCTACCTGGAGCGCGTCGCGGTCGACTGTCTCGGCACGAACTGCGACGCCGTACGTCGTCGTGTACGACTGGTTGACGATGTCGATGTTGATGTTCTCGCCGAGAGTGCCGACCGGAGACGGTCGGTCAGTGCCCCAGGTGTCGATAATCTCTGGGCCATCGCGAACTGGTTCAGCCCTCGGGCCGATTCGCGACGGGTACGCGTGAACATAGACCGGAATCGCATCCGACTCGACGGTGGCGCTGTCGGTCCGATTCGACCGGACGAGCGTATCCCAGTTGGTGTTCCGAGCCGTGTAGAACCGCCAGACGCCTCGAACCCGTGCCTCACCGTCCTTGGTGAGGGTGTACCCCTGCCACGGCCGCGACTGGAAGATGGCCACGCCGGCGTCGCCGTTCGGGTACTCGGCGTAGTAGGGGTACGCCGAGAGATCGTAAATCTCGACGGCAATCGAATCGGAGACGTTGCGTGACTCCGTCCGGTAGGTGACGTCGACGTCCGTCCGGTCACCCAGGTCGGTCCTGACGGTCTTCTTCAGACGAACGCTGATCTCTGCTTCTAGCGTGAGATTCGCGCTCCAGTCGTCCTCGATCTGGTAGTCGAGGGCAGGCGTATGGGACCCGTCACGCTCGGCGATGGTCTCGCTGTTCTTCTTCAATCGGACCTCGTCGATCTCGTGCTCGGTGAGCGACCACGAGATAGTCGTGTTGCCGGAGGAACTCCCGTTGGGCACGCGAACCCGGTAATCAACGAATCCGCGCATCGTCCCATTCGGCGCGATGTACAACGGTGTCTCTCCGGACTCCAGATGCCCTCGGGTAGAGGGTTGGACCGCGAAGATGGTGGCGTGGGCATCCTCGATGAAGACACCGTCCTCAAGGTCCGCGTGCGGCGGATGCATGGACGTATCTGCCCCGCCAGCGTCGAGGTCTTCGAAGTCGTTCCGCGTCCACGTTGCCGCAGTCTCCGGCGGCCGTTTGAACGTGATATCCGTCCCGTTTGCTACTTGATGAACAGCGGACCGGTCCTCGCCGTATCGCTGCTGGTACTCCTCCTGGCTGATGTAGTTGTCCGCGTCGCGAGACCACAGCGTCGCTGATTCATTCGCAGTGAGTCCATTCCCCTCCGTGCCTGGCCGTGGTGGGCTTGCAGTAACGAGACCCGTGACTAGGCTCGTCACGAACAGGGCGGCCATAAGCACGGAGAGCTCTCGTTGTTTCATGGGGGCTTGCGACGGGGGCGGTAGTCGCCTACCAGGGGGCGAGGTCGACGCACTGCGCCAGCGGGAGGTTCATCATCGACCCGGCAACGGTGTAGAGTGGTCCAAGGGCGACGAGAACGACCGTAGACTTCATCGCCGACCGCTTGTGACGCTTGAGACCCTTCTTCTGCTCGGGCGTGATAGTGAACATCTCGATGAGGGAGTCGGCCTGCCACACGACCGCGAGGCCGACAATACCCAGCGCCGTGGTAAGCTGGAAGAAGCCCTCGATCATGCTGGGGAGGTTGTCTGCGCTACAGACGGCGTTCGTCTGTGCGGCGGCGGGTTCCACAGCGAACAGACTCAGGACGACGACGATGAACACAGCTTGCTTGGGAAGCCTACTCGATGCTGTCGGCTGACTTTCGGCGCGATTCGGGGCCGTCTCGGAGGGCGTATTGTCCTGTGACATAGCGGGTTACTCCTCTGCGTCGTCGACGAGTGCTTTCAGATCAGCGTAGCGGTTGGTCTCGTCGACGATCTCGTCTTTCGTGTAGCCCTGTTCGCGGGCCCGTTCGAAGAGATCTCGAAGCTCGTCGGGGTCGACGTCACGAAGCTCCATCTCGTCTCGGAGGGCGCGCCGATAGAGGGCGGAACCGTTGATATGGCTGTTCCACGTCAGATACAGATCATCGATGTCTTCGATGGTGACTGCCCGTGTGATCATATGTGCGGGGTGGGTATGCACCGGTTGAGCCCCGGTCCATGGTGGTGCGATAGCTAGAAGATCGGTATATGCTTTCTGGCTACCAACTGGCGCAAAATTCTAAAGTAAATTATAATCGGAGAGCTCGTTCACCTTGCAAGGAGACTATTAACCAACAATGGGGTTAGCTGCGGTTGACTGTTGGTTAAGGTTGGTATGGCACTCTACTCGAGTTCCACGACGTCTCCACGCCCGTTGTCGAGGATTTCTCGCACCTCGGCCAAGAACTCTTGACCTTCCTCGTGGAGCCTTGTGCCTTCATCGAGGTCACACTCGTCCGCATCGAGCTGCTCAATGATTTCCTCGACACGGCTCAGCCGATCGTGGATCTCTTGGTCGTTTGCCACGCTCAGATCACCCCCAGCCACAGTCCGGTAATGACCAACAACAGCAACAGCAGCACAGCGATTGCGGCCTTGTAGTAGATCGGCGGAACCCCCTCAGGTGCGGCCGCCTCGTCGACTGCTTCGACGAGTTCCTGTTCGTGTTCGTGCTCCTGCTGGAAAGTTTCGTACGCAGCCTCGAGTTGCTGCTCCAGCGGTTCGACCTCACTCGCAAGGAACTCCTCGCGAGAACTCACGATATACTCGCCGGCGGCCGTCGGCGTGATCGTCGCGACATCCGCCACCTGATCAGCGATTAGCTGGTCATCAGTGTGCCCAATTGCGGTGATGATCGGCGTGTTCGCGGTGAAGATCGCCTCCGCGACCCGCTCGGTGTTGAAGGCTTGGAGGTTCGAATCACTCCCGCCGCCGCGACCGACGATGATCGCGTCGACGTCCTCGGAGCGGTCGAGGTGGTGGATGCCGTTCGCGATGGACGTCGGCGCCTCCGATCCCTGGACAGTCGCGTCCTTCACCAGGATATCGGCGGTGGGGTCCTGCTCGTGGATCGCGTTCTGGATGTCGTACTGGGCGTCCCCCCGGAGAGAAGTGACGACGCCGACCCGCTCCGGGAACGCCGGTGGTTGTTGTTTCTGCTCGTCGTCGAACCAGCCACGCTCTTCGAGTTCGCTTCGCAGTCGCTCGACTGCGGCCGCCTGGTCGCCGTCGCCGACGACGATCACTTCCCACGGTTTGAGGTCGATTTTCCCACCTTCGACCCAGTAGTCGATATCGCCCTCGAGGATGACCTCGGTGCCGTCTTCGAGCTCGGCGTCCATATCCCGGTAGCGGTTCGCCCAAATCATACAGGGGAGTTCAGCGTCGCCGTCGGTGAGCGTGAAGTAGAGCGCCGTACTGTTCTGGTGGAGGTCAGTGACTTCGCCAATACCGCGGACACCGTTGAGGGCAGGCATCTCCTCGACGATAGATGCAATCCGGTCGTTCAGCTGTGACACGGTGAGGACCTCTCTCGCATCGGGTTCGACCGCCTGCCGTTCGGTTTCCGGTGCGTCCGCCATCTCCGTCTACTAACTCTTGCCAGGAACCTCAAAAAGCTACGTTCGAGTGATGGGTCGGCTGTGTTACGCAGGCCTACAGGTCGCGGGGCTGAACCGTCTTCCGATCGTTGGCCTCAGCACGCTCTGCGGCGTCGTCGAGCAGTTCGGCGACCTCTTCGTTGAGGCCGTCGTAGAAATCTGCCGACACGTTGTGCTTCGACAGTGCATCCTTCACAGCTGCTTTGACGATCAGGTCAGACATTCCATCCTGGAGTTATCTTGTTCAGCATATAAACGTTGAAGAACTACGGTGTTACTGACGAAAGAGGGAGCGTATAAGTGTTGTCGAAAGGCGATCGGCGTTCCGCATCAGTACCGTCCCTATGATACTCGTTAGGAGAACGTACCCAACGGTGAACGCCGGGATCGTCTCTCGAAGCGCAGAGGTGGTACCTGCTGTTACGAGGAACGCAGCGATGACGAGCGAGAACTCGCCGCGGGGCGCTAATGCACACCCAACCCGTACTGACCGATGACGATCCAATCCGTACGCCCGTCCAGCGAAGAACCCACTTACGAGCTGTCCGCTTGTGGTAACAACGACTGCGACGAGAACGAATCCAAGTGTTGCCATCAACAATGCCGGGTTCGTCTGTAATCCGATCACGAAAAAGAACATCGCGGCGAAGAGATCCCGAGTGGGCGCGATGAGCCGTTCAATTCTATCTGTGTGTCTCGTTCGGCCGAAAGCAGTCCCAACGAGAAACGCAGCAACAGCTTCACTGACCCCCACCATGAGCCCGGCACCGGCGACAATAGCTCCAACACCGAGGACACCGATGACGAAGATTTCGGTTGAGCCCACGCCGAAGAGCCGTTCGAGGATTCCTGCTCCGTAATACGCTGCGCCAAGCAGGAGGAGCAGAAACAGTATCGATTGACCGATGGAGAGAACAACGGTTGATGCATCCGTGCCACCAACTAAGAACACAGAGAGAAGAGCGAATCCGAGAGCAGTCAGGATATCCTCGATAACAATAACACCGAGAATCGCCTGACTCTCCGGATCTACGATCCACCCGAGATCGATGAGCGATTTCGCGATGATGACCGTCGAAGAGTTGAAGACGATCAGGGCGATGAACCCTGCTTCTAGCCAGGTAAACCCGAATGCGAGCCCGAGAGCGATACCGAGTGGGAGACTAATCCCGATATCGACGGCACCGGCACGCAGGAATCTAATGCGGTTCGTGAAGAGCTGTTCGAGGCTCAGTTCGAGGCCCACGAAAAACAGAAGCAAGACGACACCCAGGTCAGCCAGCAGTCTCACGATATCTGGACTGTCTATGAGAGTCAACGAGATACCGCCGAGCGACGGTGCGTATGGACCAATGAGAATTCCGACGATGATGTACGCAGGAATAACAGACTGCTTGTATCGAAGTGCCAGCGCTCCTGCCCCCGCGAGCAACAGGAGGAGGACACCGGCCGTAAAGAGAAGATTGAACTCGACCACAGTGGGCTACCTGACTTCGGGAGAGATGAAAGGCGTTGTCTCTCTTGCCGGCTCGCTCGACAGCTACGCTGTTAGGAGTTCATCGAGGGCGTCGTATGCCTCATCAGTCCCGACCACAACGAGCATATCTCCGGCCTGAATGTCGGTGTCCGGGTCTGGATTCGATATTGTCCGGTCACCGCGCTGGATTGCGAGAATCGAGACTCCTGTGCGACTTCGGAGCTGTGTCTGGCGAATGGGCTGATTTGCAATTGGCGATGTTTGCCCGACTTCGATCCACTTGATGCGAGCATCTTCAAAGGCGTCCTCGAGGCCTTCCCCGACCGGATGGAAATATGTCCCATCGAATATCTCCGCGATTTTTCGGGCCTGTGACTCGGTCGCTTCGAACAGTTGCTCACTGTCACCATCGGCGTCTTCTCGCCAGTAGGTCTCCCGACGGCCGTTGTTATGCACCACGATGACGAACTCACCACCGGTCGGGAACGATAGAGTATAGCGACGACCGACGCCTGGAAGCTGGGTTTCGAAGACCTTCATTGAGCGGGTATTCGCAGGAGATACATATTGGCCTTCGGGTCAGTGATACGAGCACTTTTCTCGCATCTATCCGAACCACCGAGTGTGTATGGGTACTCGCCGAACACCGCCGACTATCTGCCCGGACTGTGGGGCCGAGGATTCGTACCGGCCACGGTATACAACGGGAGGAGGCTGGCGGGTCTCACACTATCGATGTCTCCGCTGTGGTCGAGAATTCTATCCCCATCGTGAGTAGTCGATATCTCAGTCAGGAAGGCACCTCCATAGTTTTGCCGTCGCTCTGCTAAGTGAGGAGCTATGAACGTCCTCATCCCGGTCCGTTTCCCTCTTACCGACCGGAACAAGCGTGCGCTGGAACGTGCACTCTCGCTTATCGATGACGATCCCATGGCGTTGGTGACAGTCCTACATCTGAATTCGCATCCGGACGATGAACGCGTGACTCGTCGTGATCTCAGGACTGTCGTTGAGCGTGAGTATGGAGACGTTCGGGCTGACTACATTACTCGTGATGGCTTTCTCATTGAAGAGGCAGTCCTGGAAGAAGCGAGTCGTGAAGAGATTACCCACGTAGTCATTAGCGAAGCGCGCCGCAGGAAGTGGGTCGATTCACTGCTCGAACTGCTTGATGTCAGTGTGGATATCGAGAGCTATCTCCGAGCGAATTTGGATATCGAACTCGTCGTGGTACCCTGAGTAACGCCATCGAGTTTAGTCTTTAAATTACGTCTCTGCATATCAGTCAGTACTTCATGTCCCTGTACTCGCGGTGGAGTCAGTACGGAGCTCGGCTTACAGTTATACTCACACTCGCGGTAGCGCTCCTCTCAGTCCTCACAGGTATCGCAAATATCGGAGCACAGAGTGTCGTTGGGCCACTTGCAGAGTTCATCCCACCAGCGATTCAACGCACTGCGGGGTTTACGGGCGCGCTCACTGGTTTTCTCATTCTCATCAGTGCGTTCGGGCTGCGTCGAGGGCTCCGTGTTGCTTGGTACTCGACTGTCGTACTGCTTCCGATCACCGCGCTCCAGGGATTGATGCAGTCCAGTCCCCTGTCGTTCCCGCTAATTGTCCTCTCACTCCTCGCTCTTCCAAATGTTCTGGCGAACCGACGTCACTTCGACCGCGAACTCTCGTTTTCGATATCACAACTGACGGCTTTGGCCGCGATTGTCGGTGCACAGATCTACGGGACGGTCGGGACCTATGCACTCCGAGACGAATTTGCAAATATCACCACGCTGGTTGATGCGTTCTACTACACGCTGGTGACTGCCAGCACCGTCGGGTACGGGGATGCTGCACCGACGACCCAGAGTGCCCGCCTCTTCGGGATGTCGGTTATCGTGATCGGGACCACGAGCTTCGCACTCGCACTCGGGACGGTCCTAGGCCCTGCAATTGAAGCCCGTCTATCCCGTGCACTCGGACGAATGACGGACTCACAGCTCGAACTCCTCAGCAATCACATCCTCATTCTCGGATATGGCGACCTCACCGAGGCAATCCTCGAGGAGTTCTCGCAGGATATTCGAGACGGAACCGAGATTCTCGTGATAACGCCAGACAGCGATAACGCACAACACCTCGCTGAGCGGGATTTCAACGTGCTGACTGGCGACCCCAGCGATGAGGAAACCCTTCGGAAAGCGCATATCGAGGAAGCTCGAGCGATACTCGTCGCGACGAACAACGATGCTGAAGACGCGCTCTCCGTCCTTACCGCGCGAGATTTGAACACCGAGGGTTACATTGTTGCTGCAGCGACGAACCGTGAGAATATCGGGAAGCTAAAACGGGCAGGGGCAGACACCGTCATCAGTCCGCAGAGTATTGCGGGCGAAATCCTCGTCCGATCGGCGTTGAATCGGCAGAGTATGGACGAGATGGACGAGTTAACGACAGAGTTTCTCGACGAATAGCACAATCCTGTCCAAGATACATACGGACCGCTCATCGATACTCTTGTTCGATGTTACAAGCTGTTTTAAACACGGGATGTGAATTCGGTCTCGATAAGCGGAGTCTCAACCAGATATGGAACCGCCCCGGTCAAGAGTCGTTGAGATCGCAACCCTCCTCGAGAGATATCTCGCGCTCTCCGTCTATATCGGCGTTCGAGGAATGATATTTTTTGGGAGCTGGTTTATTCTGTATACCATTATTGGACTATTTGTAAAAATGTCTGGGTGGTTCGACCCACCGTATCCTCCATTATCACTGGAATCTGACCCATTCTTCGTCATCGGAGGCGCAATTGTGGGGTTATTCGTCGTTCAGAGTGCTGGTTCGTTCTTGCTGTATCATTTCCTCGTTGGGGTCGAGGACGAGAAGTCAGAGTTCGCAGTCCTGATGGGATTCATCAGTCTTGGATTCGGTGGCGCACTGCTTCGAGTGACCCTCCCTCCTGCGCTTCGAATGGTCTCAAGCATAGTATAATCCGGAATTAATTCGTATCCTCACCAATTGACGGTGAGGACCTGACTGGTATCAGACCACAACGTCTTTTCTCGGAGAAGTCGGAGGACCTACCAGTCATCTAATTGGACAGCCAAACTGTATTGGACTCCTGGCTTGAGCACTATGTTGGGACTCAAGAACGATTCCGTATGCTGCTCGGCAACGATGAGTGCTCTCTTCGCGGGTCAACCGAGGTGGGAACCCAATTCTCCAGTTCCTTTGCATACCAGGCCAGTGATCCTATCTCGTTCTGAGCCGTAGGAGTTGTTGAACTCTGTCACTCTCTGACACTTCATGCGTCTGGGACTTACGGAGATTCTCATAGGGCCATCCGACTTGATCACAGTATCGCCAGTCGCGTTGTCGGGGTATTGTCGCGTGGACTCTCGTTCTGGTCGCCGTAGGATGCAGTATTTACTTATTTATAACTGGCATACAGCCACGCTAGTATGGCCGATGATTCAATTTCGTCTTCTACTCAGGCAGGGGGTGGGCAAAGCGTAACCGAAGAACTCAATCCGGAAATCGGGCTCCTCGGCGCGCTGGCGATCGGCGTGGGGACGATGATTGCCGCTGGCATTTTCGTTCTGTCCGGCCTCGCCGTCGAAAAGGTCGGTGCCGTCGCTATCCTCTCGTTTCTTATCGCTGCGATAGTCGCCGCGTTCACCGCCGCCGCCTACGCCGAATTCTCCTCCATCTACCAGGAGAGTGGGGGCGGATACATGTACACCGCTAACACCTTCGACAACAATCTCACCTACATCATGGGATGGACGATGATTCTCGGCTATCCCGCGAGCGCCGCCTTCTACCTCGCTGCGTTCTCTGACTGGTTCTACCGGTTCATCTATCCCGCTCTGAGCATCCCCGAGGCAATTCCGTTCTGGGTCCCGGGAATCGTCATTCTCTCTTTGCTTGTGCTCGTCAATATGCGCGGCACAGAGGAATCCAACCAGTTCCAGATCATCGTCACCGGCCTGAAGGTCGCGCTGTTGCTGTTGTTTCTCTACGGTGGATTACAGGCGCTGGATCCGGCGGTCATCCAACAGTCAGTCACAGAGAACATTAGCGAGTTCGCCAACATCGGCCTGACCAGTGCCCTCGTGTTCATCACGTTCTTCGGCTTCTCCGCGATCGCCACCAACGCCGAGGAAATCAAAGACCCTGGTGACACTATCCCGAAAGCGATCTATCTCAGCATGGGGATTGTGACGGTCATCTACACGCTGGTCGTGCTGGTGATCGTCATCGCCGTCAACAGTGATGCCTTCGTTCAATTCCTCGCAGCGAATGTTGATCTCGGTGGCGTGGACGCCGCCGAATACATCGCTACCCATGGAGAGGTATCGATGGGGTACGCGGCTCGGTTCTTCCTCGGATTGCCCTACAACGCCGGGTTCTACGTGATTATCGTCGGGGCACTGTTCTCGATGCTGTCGGCTGCAAATGCGACGATCATGGCCGGGTCGCGCGTGAAACTGGCAATGAGTCGCCGGAACCACCTGCCACGAAGCCTCGAGGCGATTCATCCGAACTGGGGGACGCCGTACAAGACGGTGCTCATGACTGGGGGACTCATCTTCCTGTATATCTTCGTGTTCGCGGTGTTGTTCGGCGAGACCGGTGGCTCCCGCCCGCTGTTCGGTATACACCTCGGGATCGAGGGGCTCGCACAGTTCGCTAATTTCCTGTTGATCACTGGTCTCACGGTCGTCAACGTCGCGTTAGTCGTCAACCGTCGCAAGTATCCTGACATCAACCGTGGCTTCCGGGTCCCGCTGGTCCCGATCATCCCGGCGATTGCCGTCCTCGCTAACCTCGTGCTCATCGGAACCATCGTCACCGATACGGTCGGACAGTACGCCGTCGCACTCGGGGTTCTAGCGGAGGTTATCGGCGTGGGAATCTGGTTCGCCTGGAAGAGTCGGACACCGTCAGTCGAACAACTCGAGGAGGAGACACCGACGGCTGTCGCCGAATATACGGCTCCTGGTAACGGCTATCAGATTGTCGTCCCGATTGCGAATCCACGGAATGCACCCCAGTTAATGCGAACTGCGACGACACTCGCCAATGAAAACGACGGCGAAGTGCTCGTCATGAGTGCGGTCACTGTTCCCAACCAGACGCCGCTCTCGCGTGGACGTGAACGGACCGGCGAGAAGCGTGCCGTCCTCGACCAAGCGATGGATATCGCCGAGGAGGAGGGAGTTCCCGTCAGCGGGACGATCAGGATTGGCCACCACGCCGCCGACGCCATCATCAACACGGTCGCCCAGCACGGCAGCGACGCCGTCCTCGTCGGATGGGGTGGCGACCGGTCGAGCGATAGTGACGTCGTACTCGGCTCTGTCGTCGATCGTGTTGTCGCCGAAGCCGACTGTGACGTCTTCGTCGAGCGGATCGGGATAGAAGCCGACGGCGATCTCGATTCGATCCTGTTACCGACGGCGGGTGGCCCACACGCCGAACTGGCAGCCGAAACGGCCGCCGCGCTCGCCCGCGGAACTGGCGCGACAGTGACGTCCGCCTACGTCATCGACCCCGACGCGTCCGACGCGGAATACGAGCGGGCACGCTCGTTGCTCGCTTCGGCGACCGAGGCGTTCGAAACCGGTGGAGCATTCGAGACAACCCTCCTAGAAGGAGAAGACGTGGTGGCGACCTTGGTTGAGGCGAGTGCAGATCACGACCTCACCATCATCGGCGCGACGCGGGAAGGCGCGTTCCAGCGGTTCCTGTTCGGCACGATTCCGGAAACGGTCGCCATGCGAGCGTCTAACACGGTCATCATGGCCAAGCGGAACCTAGACGTGCGGTCGCGACTTCAACAGTCGATCGACATATTACGCGAGCGTCTGACTGGGCAGTCAAACACGATGGAGCAAGGTGGGGAGGAATAAATGTCCGAGCCGGATGCGGATCCGTTGCGCGTAGAGTACACGACAGTTGGTGAACTCATTGACTTCATCATATATGCGATCGAGGATATTAGTCTCGAATTCGAGAGGTGGGGCGAAGAGCACGTTCGGGGACCGGGGTTGTACTTCGTGGTCGTGGCAGGGGTGCATTCTGGCGCGTATGCGGACCCACTGGGCGAGAACGTCTGGCCGACCGAGACCTGTCGGGTCGTCACGGAGAATCTCGACGGATTCGTCCAGGCAGCGCGAACGGTCGGCCATTCACGCGACGGCGCGGTTGTCGTCAGTACGGACGGAACGGTCCAAGAGCAGATGGTCCGGATCAAAAGTCCGAATTCCGACGAAGCGGAGGCGGCAGACACCTCGATCGACTACGGTGACTGGATGGGAACGAAGCACTTGAGCGCAATCGAGGTGTCTGTCCGTGAAGAAGTGGTCGCGGCTGTGACGCTCAGTGAGGAAGACGGTCGTATGACACTCTTTGAGGACGGGGATTACAACGATTATCAGCGCGATGAGTTAGGTGGTGAGTGGCGTCCTTCGGGTTGATTCAGACTCTTCAAGAACATCCTTCCTTAGAAGATTCGACCCGGAATGTCGAGAACGACTTTTTTGTAGGGTTCGCCCTTTAGTCACGTCTAATGAGTACATTGAGGGAGAACCAATGCGTGTAATCGTAGTTGGGGCTGGTGAAGTCGGTTCCAATATCGCAGTCAGTCTCGCCGAGAGCCACGACGTCATCGTTATCGATGTTGACCCCGAGAAAGTTGATGAACTCACCTATTCGAACGACATCTTAGCGATAGAGGGTGACGGGACCTCGCTGGAGACACTCGAAAACGCTGGCATCGCCGAAGCAGACATGCTCATCGCCAGTACAGACGACGATGAGACGAACCTCGTCACCTGTGGAACCGCGAAAACAGTTGGTGGCGTCTTTACTATTGCCAGGACTCGAAATACGAACTTCTTCAAGACTTGGACAAAGTCGGAGGATGCATTCGGCGTCGACTTCATGGTCTCGACGAATCTCCTCACGGCGAATGATATCGTCCGCGTCGTCGGGCTCCCAGCAGCAATCGACGTCGACCCGTTCGCTGGCGGACTCGTCCAGATGGCCGAGTTCGAGGTGACAGCAGAAAGTGAAATCGCGGGACAGACCGTCGAAGAGGCGGATAAATTCGAGGCGCTCACGTTCGCTGCACTTGTTCAGGATGGCGACGTCGTAATCGCTCGTGGGCAGACGCGTATCGAAGCTGGGAACAGGGTGATCGTCATCGGCAGTCCAGAGAGTGTCCAATCCTTTTCGAGAACGGTTGCCTCACCTGAATCTTCAGATGAGGCCCGCGATATTGTCGTCGTTGGTGGGAGCGACATCGGATATCACACGGCTAAGCTACTCGAAGAGCGTGGTATCGAACCTCGTCTAATCGAACAAGATGCGGACCGTGGTCGGGAACTCGCCGAAGACCTCCCCGGAACAATCGTGTTGGAACACGATGCGACAGATACAGATTTCCTCGTCGGGGAACAGATCGATCGAGCGGACGCAGTCATCGCAGCGACCGACAGCGACGAAAAGAACCTCCTCGTCTCGCTGCTCGCCCAGAATATTGGAGTTCAACGAACAGTCGCCGTTGTCGA
Above is a window of Halorussus vallis DNA encoding:
- the trkA gene encoding Trk system potassium transporter TrkA, whose product is MRVIVVGAGEVGSNIAVSLAESHDVIVIDVDPEKVDELTYSNDILAIEGDGTSLETLENAGIAEADMLIASTDDDETNLVTCGTAKTVGGVFTIARTRNTNFFKTWTKSEDAFGVDFMVSTNLLTANDIVRVVGLPAAIDVDPFAGGLVQMAEFEVTAESEIAGQTVEEADKFEALTFAALVQDGDVVIARGQTRIEAGNRVIVIGSPESVQSFSRTVASPESSDEARDIVVVGGSDIGYHTAKLLEERGIEPRLIEQDADRGRELAEDLPGTIVLEHDATDTDFLVGEQIDRADAVIAATDSDEKNLLVSLLAQNIGVQRTVAVVEEGQYAGLFEAIGIDVAINPREATAEEIIRFTQKGQVENLSLIEDRQAEVLEIEVDEESVLTGRPIRESVTELPSDVVIGAVTRDQEFIVPRGETVIEPGDHVVLFVATDVLSPVMDLV